From a single Micromonospora carbonacea genomic region:
- a CDS encoding carotenoid biosynthesis protein produces the protein MTRTGLRPLLPWVGLGALVLAQICYPLTADATRAGLTVATVVLGYVLSVGHALLTRGPRAAAALVAVATGGGFAIEALGVATGFPFGSYDYSGELGPKLAGVPLVIPLAWTWMAWPAWLAAARLVAPGVARVALAAVGLAAWDLFLDPQMVAEGYWVWRDATPALPGLPGVPVSNYLGWLLFAVLLMAALRPLAGPVVDRAGPGDAPMFALYLWTYASSILAHAVFLGLPASAAWGAAGMAVAAVPLALALGRDRRPDRQDRDRRQDRQPQQGPPADATA, from the coding sequence GTGACCCGGACCGGCCTCCGGCCGCTGCTGCCCTGGGTGGGGCTGGGCGCGCTGGTCCTGGCCCAGATCTGCTATCCGCTCACCGCCGACGCCACCCGGGCCGGGCTGACCGTGGCCACCGTCGTGCTCGGCTACGTCCTCTCGGTCGGCCACGCGCTGCTGACCCGGGGGCCCCGCGCGGCGGCGGCGCTGGTCGCGGTGGCCACCGGGGGCGGCTTCGCCATCGAGGCGCTCGGGGTGGCCACCGGCTTCCCGTTCGGCAGCTACGACTACTCCGGGGAGCTGGGCCCGAAGCTGGCCGGGGTGCCGCTGGTCATCCCCCTGGCCTGGACCTGGATGGCCTGGCCCGCCTGGCTCGCGGCGGCCCGGCTCGTCGCCCCCGGCGTCGCCCGGGTGGCCCTCGCCGCCGTCGGGCTCGCCGCCTGGGACCTGTTCCTCGACCCGCAGATGGTCGCCGAGGGCTACTGGGTGTGGCGCGACGCCACCCCCGCGCTGCCCGGCCTGCCCGGCGTGCCCGTCAGCAACTACCTCGGCTGGCTGCTGTTCGCGGTGCTGCTGATGGCGGCGCTGCGCCCGCTGGCCGGGCCGGTCGTCGACCGGGCCGGCCCCGGCGACGCCCCGATGTTCGCGCTCTACCTGTGGACGTACGCCTCCAGCATCCTGGCGCACGCGGTGTTCCTCGGCCTGCCCGCGTCGGCGGCGTGGGGCGCGGCCGGCATGGCGGTCGCCGCCGTCCCGCTGGCCCTGGCGCTCGGCCGCGACCGCCGACCGGACCGGCAGGACCGCGACCGCCGGCAGGACCGGCAGCCCCAGCAGGGCCCGCCCGCCGACGCGACCGCATGA
- a CDS encoding GNAT family N-acetyltransferase, with product MRLVRWTPDDLVRRLDDVVAVYGEAMNYRADLLEARRGYIATHVRRPGFRAVASLTSEGHLAGFGYGYLGTPGQWWHDQVHRALTAGARRRWLTDCFEVVELHVRPPAQGHRLGTRQLTALLTMAPGGTTLLSTPEADEQRSRAWRLYRRFGFVDVLRHFHFPGDERPFGILGRDLPLTPPAPAAGPADRAGSGAPAQAGPASGPAAP from the coding sequence ATGAGGTTGGTGCGCTGGACGCCGGACGACCTGGTCCGACGGCTGGACGACGTGGTGGCCGTCTACGGCGAGGCGATGAACTACCGGGCCGACCTGCTGGAGGCGCGGCGCGGCTACATCGCCACCCACGTGCGCCGCCCCGGCTTCCGCGCCGTGGCCAGCCTCACCTCGGAGGGGCACCTGGCCGGCTTCGGCTACGGCTATCTCGGCACGCCCGGCCAGTGGTGGCACGACCAGGTGCACCGGGCGCTGACCGCCGGGGCCCGGCGGCGCTGGCTCACCGACTGCTTCGAGGTGGTCGAGTTGCACGTCCGGCCGCCCGCCCAGGGGCACCGCCTGGGCACCCGGCAGCTCACCGCGCTGCTCACCATGGCGCCGGGCGGCACCACCCTGCTCTCCACGCCCGAGGCCGACGAGCAGCGGTCCCGGGCCTGGCGGCTGTACCGCCGGTTCGGCTTCGTCGACGTGCTGCGCCACTTCCACTTCCCCGGCGACGAGCGCCCGTTCGGCATCCTCGGCCGGGACCTCCCGCTCACCCCGCCGGCCCCGGCCGCCGGCCCGGCCGACCGGGCGGGTTCCGGCGCCCCCGCGCAGGCCGGCCCGGCATCGGGACCGGCCGCGCCGTGA
- a CDS encoding monooxygenase: protein MSGVPDLVTLHVWRIGRAALPGALGRMAAHPARLRRTPGVRFGKLLGTGTGTGFGPGDADPTRWAALAVWDRAADAAGFDASPVGRSWARVARSAARVDLRPLTSRGEWSGRRPFGEPSGGRVAGPVLALTRARLRARRAATFWRAVPPVAAALHAAPGLLARFGVGEAPLGWQGTVSVWRDPADLVAFAYRHPEHRAAIARTPTEGWYAEELFARFEVRDVVGDRAVLGWVADGDAATAKDGRA, encoded by the coding sequence GTGAGCGGCGTCCCCGACCTGGTCACCCTGCACGTCTGGCGGATCGGGCGGGCGGCCCTGCCCGGCGCGCTGGGCCGGATGGCGGCGCACCCGGCCCGGCTACGCCGCACCCCCGGGGTCCGGTTCGGCAAGCTGCTCGGCACGGGGACGGGCACCGGCTTCGGCCCCGGCGACGCCGACCCGACCCGCTGGGCGGCCCTCGCCGTCTGGGACCGCGCGGCCGACGCCGCCGGCTTCGACGCCTCGCCGGTGGGCCGCTCCTGGGCCCGCGTCGCCCGCTCGGCGGCGCGGGTCGACCTGCGCCCGCTGACCAGCCGGGGCGAGTGGTCCGGGCGGCGGCCCTTCGGCGAGCCGTCCGGCGGCCGGGTCGCCGGCCCGGTGCTGGCGCTGACCCGGGCCCGGCTGCGGGCCCGCCGGGCGGCCACCTTCTGGCGGGCCGTCCCGCCGGTGGCCGCCGCCCTGCACGCCGCGCCCGGCCTGCTGGCCCGGTTCGGCGTCGGCGAGGCCCCGCTGGGCTGGCAGGGCACGGTCAGCGTGTGGCGCGATCCGGCGGACCTCGTCGCGTTCGCGTACCGTCACCCCGAGCACCGCGCCGCCATCGCGCGCACCCCCACCGAGGGGTGGTACGCGGAGGAGCTCTTCGCGCGGTTCGAGGTGCGCGACGTGGTCGGCGACCGGGCGGTGCTGGGGTGGGTCGCCGACGGCGACGCGGCAACGGCGAAGGATGGACGGGCATGA
- a CDS encoding YbaK/EbsC family protein, whose product MQPHPNVRAVQEALDAAGARDGSGRPSEVRLLPEAVHTAAAAADALGVAVGAIANSLVFDADGAPLLVLTSGAHRVDAAGLAAHLGFTHLRRATPEFVRAHTGQPIGGVAPLGHPGPLRTLVDVALAGHDEVWAAGGVPQAVFPTTYAELLRITAGTATEVA is encoded by the coding sequence ATGCAGCCACACCCGAACGTGCGGGCCGTGCAGGAGGCCCTCGACGCCGCGGGCGCGCGGGACGGCTCCGGCCGGCCCAGCGAGGTCCGCCTGCTGCCCGAGGCGGTGCACACCGCCGCCGCCGCGGCCGACGCGCTCGGCGTCGCCGTCGGCGCCATCGCGAACTCGCTCGTCTTCGACGCCGACGGCGCGCCGCTGCTGGTGCTCACCTCCGGCGCGCACCGGGTGGACGCCGCCGGCCTGGCCGCGCACCTCGGGTTCACCCACCTGCGCCGGGCCACCCCCGAGTTCGTCCGCGCCCACACCGGCCAGCCGATCGGCGGGGTCGCCCCGCTCGGCCACCCCGGGCCGCTGCGCACCCTCGTCGACGTGGCCCTGGCGGGCCACGACGAGGTCTGGGCGGCCGGCGGGGTGCCCCAGGCGGTCTTCCCCACGACGTACGCGGAGCTGCTGCGGATCACCGCCGGCACCGCGACCGAGGTGGCGTGA
- a CDS encoding FAD:protein FMN transferase: MATATEPGRRAWVEQVMGLPVSVHLRGPGVRDDAVAARVEAFFVELRAADDTFSTYRPDSVLGRLAGRSPDPATADPAVREVVELCELARLRTGGRFDARRLPLPRGGVGFDPSGLVKGWAVARAARRLTDLPDHDVCLNAGGDVLLRAAPDRPAWRVGVEDPQRPGHLLDVLERAGGAVATSGTARRGAHVTDPRAGRPAGAVRAVTVVGPDLLWADVYATAAVAGGPAALDWLAALDGYAALLVTADGRVRATPGWPGTRPAAWAAAA; this comes from the coding sequence ATGGCCACGGCCACCGAGCCGGGCCGGCGGGCCTGGGTGGAACAGGTGATGGGCCTGCCGGTGAGCGTGCACCTGCGCGGGCCCGGGGTGCGCGACGACGCCGTCGCCGCCCGGGTGGAGGCGTTCTTCGTCGAGCTGCGCGCGGCCGACGACACGTTCAGCACGTACCGGCCGGACAGCGTCCTCGGCCGGCTCGCCGGCCGGTCGCCCGACCCGGCCACCGCCGACCCGGCGGTGCGGGAGGTCGTCGAGCTGTGCGAGCTGGCCCGGCTGCGCACCGGCGGCCGGTTCGACGCCCGGCGGCTGCCGCTGCCGCGCGGCGGTGTCGGCTTCGACCCGTCCGGGCTGGTCAAGGGCTGGGCGGTCGCGCGGGCCGCCCGGCGGCTGACCGACCTGCCCGACCACGACGTGTGCCTCAACGCCGGGGGCGACGTGCTGCTGCGCGCCGCGCCCGACCGGCCCGCCTGGCGGGTCGGCGTCGAGGACCCGCAGCGCCCCGGGCACCTGCTCGACGTGCTGGAGCGGGCGGGCGGCGCGGTCGCCACCTCCGGCACCGCCCGGCGCGGCGCGCACGTCACCGACCCGCGCGCCGGCCGGCCCGCCGGGGCCGTCCGGGCGGTCACCGTGGTCGGCCCCGACCTGCTCTGGGCCGACGTGTACGCCACGGCGGCCGTCGCCGGGGGCCCGGCCGCCCTGGACTGGCTGGCCGCCCTCGACGGGTACGCCGCCCTGCTGGTCACCGCCGACGGCCGGGTCCGGGCCACCCCCGGCTGGCCGGGGACCCGGCCGGCGGCGTGGGCCGCCGCGGCGTAG
- a CDS encoding FMN-binding protein — MRRITVWLLSTVAALVLLFSYKTSTMGVGGESSAIAAGTGGDAGTDAGPSGTDAGTGSSGTGAGRYDGSVAQTRWGPVQVRITVSAGKITDVTALRVPDGNHRDQQINDYAVPILRQSALAAQSADIDTVSGATVTSDGYRESLQAAIDAAHL; from the coding sequence ATGCGACGGATCACCGTGTGGCTGCTGTCCACCGTGGCGGCGCTGGTGCTGCTGTTCAGCTACAAGACCAGCACGATGGGGGTGGGCGGGGAGAGCAGCGCGATCGCCGCCGGCACGGGCGGCGACGCCGGCACCGACGCCGGCCCGTCGGGCACCGACGCCGGCACCGGCTCGTCCGGCACCGGCGCCGGGCGGTACGACGGGTCGGTGGCGCAGACCCGGTGGGGGCCGGTGCAGGTCCGGATCACCGTCTCCGCCGGGAAGATCACCGACGTCACCGCGCTCCGGGTGCCCGACGGCAACCACCGGGACCAGCAGATCAACGACTACGCGGTGCCGATCCTGCGGCAGTCGGCCCTGGCCGCGCAGAGCGCCGACATCGACACGGTCTCCGGGGCCACCGTCACCAGCGACGGCTACCGGGAGTCCCTCCAGGCCGCCATCGACGCGGCGCACCTGTGA